Genomic window (Buchnera aphidicola (Kaburagia rhusicola ensigallis)):
ACATCGTGCGTAACGTTGTAGGGATTATGAATAAATGTGATGCCGATGCTTTATTTATTCAATCTGGATCTAAAATAAAATTTAGTTGTATTGGTATGAAATTTACGGTTGTAATTCATGTTTCTTCTAAAATTCCATCTGGTCAATTGGGCCTACCTCTAGGTTGTTTGAATTTTCCTATTGCTTTATCGAGAAAAAAAGTTGTAGATCTACAAAAGATAACTGTATGATTGTATTTTTTATAAGTTTTTTTTGGAAGCTAAAGTGTTAATGATAGAATCTATTTTAGTATTATTTTTAACTTTAATATGTGCAACAATAATGAGTGTTGTAGAACGTAGAATATTAGGTTTGTTACAAAATCGTTATGGACCTAATAGAGTAGGTTGGCAAGGAACATTACAAATAGTAGCAGATATGATTAAAATATTGTTTAAGGAAGATTGGATTCCTATGTTTAGCAGGAAGGCAATATTTGTGTTTGCTCCAATGTTATCATTTGTATCTTTGTTACTGGTTATAGCTATTGTACCTATTAGTTCTAATTTTGTTATTATTAATTTAGACATAGGTATTTTATTTTTTTTAATGATGGCATCGTTGTCTATATATCCTGTTTTATTTGCAGGTTGGTCTAGTAATAACAAGTATGCATTATTAGGAGCTATTAGAGCTACAGCACAAACTTTAACATATGAAGTTTTTTTAGGTTTATCTTTGATGGGAGTAGTAGTGCGTGCACAATCTTTTAATATGATTGATATTGTCAATAGTCAGATACTATTGTGGAATTGTATTCCTCAATTTTTTGGTTTTATAACTTTTTTTATAGCAGGTTTAGCTTTGTGTCATAGGCATCCTTTTGATCAACCTGAATCAGAACAAGAATTATCGGATGGCTATCATATTGAATATTCAGGAATGAAGTTTGGTTTATTTTTTATTGGAGAATATATTTCTATCATAATAGTGTCTAGTTTAATTACTACTATGTTTTTTGGAGGTTGGTTTGGGTTTGGTTTGTCTGCGATTTTCTGGTTTATTTTTAAAACTATGTTTTTTGCGTTTTTATTTATCTTGATTCGAGCTTCGCTACCTCGACCTCGTTATGATAAAATTATGTTGTTTGGGTGGAAATTTTGCTTTCCGTTAACGTTAATAAATTTGATATTTACTGCATTTTTTATGTTATGCAAAGCATAGTAAGAGATTAATTAATATGAGTATTATAAAAACTTTAGTTAGCCAAATACGTAGTATTTGGCTAACTTTTATTAATATATTTTCTAAACGCGAAACTATAATGTATCCAGAAAAATCTGTTTATCTTGCTCCAAGGTATAGAGGACGCGTGATATTGTCTCGTAATTTAAATGGTGAAGAACGTTGTGTTGCTTGTAACTTATGCGCTGCTGTATGTCCTGTTGGTTGCATTTCTTTGAAGAAATCTATTTCAAAAACTAATCGTTGGTATCCTAAGTTTTTTCGCATCAATTTTTCTCGATGTATATTTTGCGGATTATGTGAAGAAGCTTGTCCAACAGCTGCTATTCAACTTATTCCTGATTTTGAGTTGTCGGAATACAAAAGACAAGATTTAGTATATGAGAAAGAGGACTTATTAATTTCAGGACCAGGAAAATATTCTGATTATGATTTTTATCAATTTTCAGGCGTAGAAATAGAAGGAAAAAAGAAAGGTAATTTAGATTATGAATCGAATCCTATTGATGTAAAAACATTGTTACCTTGAGGATAATAACGTGGAAGTTGCTTTTTATTTTTTTGGACTTATGTCAGTTGTATTCACTATATTAACTATTTTTAGCAGAAATCCAATGCATTCATTGATATACTTGATAACATCATTTTTATCTATATCAGGTGTACTATTTTCATTAGGTGCATTGTTTGTGGCTGCATTAGAAGTAATAATTTATTCTGGTGCTATTATGGTTCTATTTGTATTTGTTGTTATGATGTTTAATTTTGACGATTTTGTTAATTATTCAATAATATCTGATAAATCTATAATTAAGTTAATAATGTTTTTTATGTTATTTTTAATTTTAATATTTTTTATGATTTTTATATTGTCTAGTTTAAATCATAAATATTTGTTTAACGTTGTTATTGATATGCATGAAGTGGGTAGAAAATTATTTAGTGAATATATTTTAATCGTTGAATTAGCATCAATATTATTGTTAAGTGCTTTAGTAGTGGTTTTTCATATTGGAAAAGATAAAAAAAGATATAATAAATTTGATTAATTATTTAGGAAAATTGTCTATGATTCCTTTATCTCACGGTTTAATGTTGTCTTCAGCTTTATTGATTTTAGGTTTGATTTCTTTAATGATGCATAAAAACGTATTATTTATGTTAATTAGTTTAGAAATTATGATTAATGCAGTAGCTTTGGCGTTAGTAGTAGTAGGCAGTTATTGGAATCAAGTAGATGGACAGATAATGTATATATTGATTTTAACTTTAGGAGCTTCAGAATCAGGAATAGGATTGGTTCTTTTGGTGCAGTGCTATCGACAGTTTAAAACTTTGAATGTTGACAAGTTAAGTGAGATGCATGGATGAACATTATTCATATAATCATTTTATTTCCGTTAATAAGTTGTCTTATATTACTTTTTTTTAAAGATATATTGTCTTATAGTCAAGTTATAGCAATTTCTATTGGATCTATTTTTATATCAATGTTATTTTCGGTTTTTTTAGTTATAATGTTTTTATATCAAGATAAAAATATATTAATTGAAAAACTATGGACGTTTATTTTTGTAGATGATTTTAAAATTAATTTTGGATTTTTATTAGATGGTTTATCACTTACTATGCTAATAATGGTAGTTTGCATAGGTTTTCTAGTTCATTTATTTTCTGCTTGGTATATGCATCATAAAAATGGATTTTCAAATTTTTTTGCATATATGAATTTATTTATTTTTAATATGATTTTGTTAGTTTTATCTGATAATTTAGTATTTATGTTTTTAGGTTGGGAAGGTGTTGGGCTTTGTTCTTATTTATTGGTAGGATTTTATTTTAAAAATGTTAATTTCGGTTATGCTGCTTTAAAAGGATTTATTGTTACTCGCGTGGGAGATATTTTTTTATTATTATCTATATTTTTTATTTATCGAGAGTTCGGAACTACAAATTTTGAAGAATTAAAATTAATTTTAAAAACAGTTACAGTAAAAGAACATGTAGACTTTATGCAATGGATTACTCTTTTTTTGTTAATTGGGGCTATTGGAAAATCTGCCCAGATTCCGTTGCACACTTGGTTAGCAGATGCAATGGTAGGACCCACTCCAGTATCTGCGTTAATACACGCAGCTACCATGGTAACTGCTGGAGTTTATTTAATAACACGAACTTTTTTTTTCTTTTCATTGTGTCCAAATATACTGTTTCTTTTAGGAATAATAGGCAGTTTTACTTTGATTTTTTCTAGTTTTTCAGCATTAGTTCAAAGTGATATAAAGCGCATATTAGCATATTCTACTATGAGTCAGATTGGTTATATGTTTATTTCATTAAGTATGCAAAATTGGACTTTAACTATTAGACATTTAATTGTTCATGCTATTTTTAAGGCATTACTTTTTCTTTCTGCCGGATCTATCATTTTTTTATTAAAAAATGAAAAAGATATTTTTAAGATGGGTGGATTAAAAAATCAATTGCCATTTTTATATAT
Coding sequences:
- the nuoH gene encoding NADH-quinone oxidoreductase subunit NuoH, encoding MIESILVLFLTLICATIMSVVERRILGLLQNRYGPNRVGWQGTLQIVADMIKILFKEDWIPMFSRKAIFVFAPMLSFVSLLLVIAIVPISSNFVIINLDIGILFFLMMASLSIYPVLFAGWSSNNKYALLGAIRATAQTLTYEVFLGLSLMGVVVRAQSFNMIDIVNSQILLWNCIPQFFGFITFFIAGLALCHRHPFDQPESEQELSDGYHIEYSGMKFGLFFIGEYISIIIVSSLITTMFFGGWFGFGLSAIFWFIFKTMFFAFLFILIRASLPRPRYDKIMLFGWKFCFPLTLINLIFTAFFMLCKA
- the nuoI gene encoding NADH-quinone oxidoreductase subunit NuoI, producing the protein MSIIKTLVSQIRSIWLTFINIFSKRETIMYPEKSVYLAPRYRGRVILSRNLNGEERCVACNLCAAVCPVGCISLKKSISKTNRWYPKFFRINFSRCIFCGLCEEACPTAAIQLIPDFELSEYKRQDLVYEKEDLLISGPGKYSDYDFYQFSGVEIEGKKKGNLDYESNPIDVKTLLP
- a CDS encoding NADH-quinone oxidoreductase subunit J: MSVVFTILTIFSRNPMHSLIYLITSFLSISGVLFSLGALFVAALEVIIYSGAIMVLFVFVVMMFNFDDFVNYSIISDKSIIKLIMFFMLFLILIFFMIFILSSLNHKYLFNVVIDMHEVGRKLFSEYILIVELASILLLSALVVVFHIGKDKKRYNKFD
- the nuoK gene encoding NADH-quinone oxidoreductase subunit NuoK, with the translated sequence MIPLSHGLMLSSALLILGLISLMMHKNVLFMLISLEIMINAVALALVVVGSYWNQVDGQIMYILILTLGASESGIGLVLLVQCYRQFKTLNVDKLSEMHG
- the nuoL gene encoding NADH-quinone oxidoreductase subunit L, with the translated sequence MNIIHIIILFPLISCLILLFFKDILSYSQVIAISIGSIFISMLFSVFLVIMFLYQDKNILIEKLWTFIFVDDFKINFGFLLDGLSLTMLIMVVCIGFLVHLFSAWYMHHKNGFSNFFAYMNLFIFNMILLVLSDNLVFMFLGWEGVGLCSYLLVGFYFKNVNFGYAALKGFIVTRVGDIFLLLSIFFIYREFGTTNFEELKLILKTVTVKEHVDFMQWITLFLLIGAIGKSAQIPLHTWLADAMVGPTPVSALIHAATMVTAGVYLITRTFFFFSLCPNILFLLGIIGSFTLIFSSFSALVQSDIKRILAYSTMSQIGYMFISLSMQNWTLTIRHLIVHAIFKALLFLSAGSIIFLLKNEKDIFKMGGLKNQLPFLYISFLIGGASLSSLPLITSGFYSKEDILIFAWENDYIVFFISGLLGLLLTTLYTFRMIFVVFHGKEKRKFQSPKEFSHNFPLIILMIFSTFVESYIVLPLSFVFPKEILFHSNLFLEIVFSSVSLLGIVLSYYLWVVNKTIVNNILCTSIGRFIHSFLFNAWRFDVLYNFMFVKPYFYVAKIFTPDPIDIVFRYPKNLLPILYRRLLSMHNGYLRTYLILVISSCLIFLIAIKLFL